A portion of the Pseudopipra pipra isolate bDixPip1 chromosome 1, bDixPip1.hap1, whole genome shotgun sequence genome contains these proteins:
- the LOC135412432 gene encoding E3 ubiquitin-protein ligase TRIM7-like, whose protein sequence is MAREVLALGEQLAAEATCAVCLELFSQPVLTECGHSFCERCLRAVLGSGPGPAACPQCRAALSPGSLRPNRSLGAVAGLAGALEEAARRPRCPEHGEPLALFCEPCAAPLCALCMDGHAHRPHRARAAQSAAREIRETLQSNLVFLQKAREELKPKGEPKSDELLHTVALEEERLQNTFEELEKFLQEQKKVLLAQLAPVSQELVRSRSEYNSRVAERESLLDALIGDIEKKRDQPEVEFLMDVGKVLSSCEAAKAPIPEAVSPELQRTVETLSETCQLVLGTVAKFKENLLSNIDREREKVTLDPETASPFLLLSADHRTLRLAEGFQNLPDTPQRFTDSPSVLGSRGFTAGRHYWELEVGQGHSWAVGVALESVQRKDSLSIALGRVWALRLDWDGQYTALHGLPAPLALQEKPRRIRVHLDYEGGQVTFYNTENMAQILQFKTSFTEKVFPYFWLWSADTFIRLCD, encoded by the exons ATGGCCCGGGAGGTGCTGGCCCTGGGCGAGCAGCTGGCGGCCGAGGCCACCTGCGCGGTGTGCCTGGAGCTGTTCTCGCAGCCCGTGCTCACCGAGTGCGGGCACAGCTTCTGCGAGCGCTGCCTGCGGGCCGTGCTGGGCtccgggccgggccccgccgcctgCCCGCAGTGCCGGGCCGCGCTGTCGCCGGGCTCGCTGCGCCCCAACCGCTCGCTGGGGGCCGTGGCGGGGCTGGCGGGGGCCCTGGAGGAGGCGGCGCGGCGGCCCCGCTGCCCCGAGCACGGCGAGCCCCTGGCGCTGTTCTGCGAGCCCTGCGCGGCCCCGCTGTGCGCGCTCTGCATGGACGGGCACGCGCACCGCCCGCACCGCGCCCGCGCCGCACAGAGCGCTGCCAGGGAGATAAGG gagACACTCCAGAGCAACCTGGTTTTTCTGCAAAAAGCAAGGGAAGAATTAAAGCCCAAAGGAGAGCCAAAAAGTGATGAGCTGCTG CACACGGTGGCCTTGGAGGAAGAGAGGCTGCAGAACACCTttgaggagctggagaagttcctgcaggagcagaagaAGGTCCTGCTGGCCCAGCttgccccagtgtcccaggagCTCGTCAGGAGTCGCTCCGAATACAACTCCCGTGTGGCCGAGAGGGAATCGCTGCTGGACGCGCTGATCGGGGACATCGAGAAGAAACGGGACCAGCCGGAGGTGGAATTCCTcatg GATGTTGGCAAAGTCCTGAGCAG CTGTGAGGCAGCCAAGGCCCCGATCCCGGAGGCGGTTTCCCCGGAGCTGCAGAGGACTGTTGAGACCCTCTCTGAGACGTGCCAGCTGGTCCTGGGCACAGTGGCCAAATTCAAAG aAAACCTGCTGAGCAACATAGACAGGGAAAGGG AGAAGGTGACGCTGGACCCAGAGACAGCGAGtcctttcctgctgctctctgcagacCACAGAACCCTGCGCCTGGCAGAGGGATTCCAGAACCTCCCTGACACCCCCCAGAGATTCACGGACAGCCCCAGCGTGCTGGGCTCCCGGGGCTTCACGGCTGGCAGGCATTACTGGGAGCTGGAGGTcgggcaggggcacagctgggccgTGGGGGTGGCCCTGGAGTCCGTGCAGAGGAAGGACTCGCTCAGCATCGCCCTGGGCAGGGTCTGGGCCCTGCGGCTGGACTGGGATGGCCAGTACACGGCGCTGCACGGGCTGCCCGCCCCGCTGGCACTGCAGGAAAAGCCCCGCAGAATCAGGGTCCACCTGGACTACGAAGGGGGCCAAGTGACCTTCTACAACACAGAGAACATGGCGCAGATCTTGCAGTTCAAGACCTCCTTCACCGAGAAGGTCTTCCCGTACTTTTGGCTCTGGTCAGCAGACACCTTCATCCGCCTGTGTGACTGA
- the CDC25A gene encoding M-phase inducer phosphatase 1 — protein MDLASAALRRRRLSLASPASPASPAVVKALFQDELSPVSDLRLSMEQLGRGQRENTEQDLGNKNGLQRSSSSESTDSGLALDSPGPATSGNPVEDTFEKAILKSSRLNLRIPFRRIHSLPQNLLGSSPALKRNHSDSLDSDAFQPLAQDENKENESFEFKKPTKPASRCFRDGRAGARQNSSPAQIIPMDETPSGEQENYRPAFLQQHSLASESEDDDGFLELLDDQDLKNDEEVPSDVASLWTAPLVMRRADNRAKRCRLFGSSSVSSIAGRTTQKRMERSQEDSSPGKSKKRKSLPGTSEDPTSVKLVRTQPSTAEIESILDSDQRDLIGDFSKSYLLDTVDGKHQDLKYIDSEMIVSVLTGKFESFIKQCVIMDCRYPYEYEGGHIKGAINLHMEEDVENYLLKQPIEPAENKRVIVVFYCEFSSERGPRMCRFVREQDRLSNEYPSLHYPELYVLKGGYKDFFSRCRSFCEPESYRPMHHKDFKEDLKRFRTKSRTWAGEKSKREMYSRLKKL, from the exons ATGGATCTCGCGTCCGCCGctctccgccgccgccgcctctcGCTCGCCTCGCCGGCGTCCCCCGCCTCGCCCGCCGTGGTCAAGGCGCTCTTCCAGGACGAGCTTTCGCCCGTCTCCGACCTCCGCCTCAGCATGGAGCAGCTTGGGCGCGG GCAGCGGGAAAACACGGAGCAAGACCTGGGGAACAAGAATGGATTGCAGAGATCTTCATCCTCAGAATCCACAGACTCAG GTTTGGCTTTGGATTCCCCCGGCCCTGCGACCTCCGGCAACCCCGTGGAGGACAC GTTTGAGAAAGCAATTCTCAAATCCAGCAGACTGAA CCTTCGAATACCTTTCAGGAGAATACACTCCCTGCCA CAAAATCTGCTGGgatccagccctgccctgaagAGAAACCATTCAGATTCTCTGGACAGTGATGCTTTCCAGCCACTGGCACAAGATGAAAATAAGGAGAAT GAATCATTTGAGTTTAAGAAGCCAACCAAACCAGCCTCTCGTTGCTTCCGTGATGGAAGGGCTGGAGCGAGGCAGAACTCATCTCCAGCTCAGATT ATTCCCATGGATGAAACACCCTCGGGTGAGCAGGAGAACTACAGGCCagccttcctgcagcagcattccctggcCTCGGAAAGCGAGGACGACGATGgcttcctggagctgctggatgaCCAGGATTTGAAG AACGACGAGGAGGTGCCGTCGGACGTGGCGAGTCTCTGGACCGCGCCCCTGGTCATGAGGAGGGCGGACAATCGG GCCAAACGGTGCCGCTTGTTTGGCTCTTCGTCCGTGTCCAGCATTGCAGGAAGAACCACCCAGAAGAGGATGGAGAGATCCCAGGAAGACAGTTCCCCAGGGAAAagcaagaagaggaaaagcCTGCCTGGAACTTCCGAGGACCCAACG AGTGTGAAACTGGTGAGGACCCAGCCCTCCACAGCAGAGATCGAGAGCATCCTGGACAGCGACCAGAGAGACCTGATTGGGGACTTCTCCAAG AGTTATTTACTTGACACTGTTGATGGGAAACATCAGGATTTAAAATACATCGACTCGGAAATG attgtGTCTGTGCTGACTGGGAAGTTTGAGAGCTTCATCAAGCAATGTGTGATAATGGACTGCAGATACCCCTACGAGTACGAAGGAGGGCACATCAAG GGTGCCATAAACCTCCACATGGAAGAGGACGTGGAGAACTACCTGCTGAAGCAGCCGATCGAGCCGGCGGAGAACAAGCGGGTCATCGTGGTGTTCTACTGCGAGTTCTCCTCGGAGCGGGGCCCTCGCAT GTGCCGGTTCGTGCgggagcaggacaggctgaGCAACGAGTACCCCAGCCTGCACTACCCAGAGCTCTACGTGCTCAAGGGGGGCTACAAGGATTTCTTCTCGAGATGCAGG agcttctgcgAGCCCGAGAGCTACCGCCCGATGCACCACAAGGACTTTAAGGAGGACCTGAAGAGGTTCCGCACCAAGAGCAGGACCTGGGCTGGGGAGAAGAGCAAGAGGGAGATGTACAGTCGCCTGAAGAAGCTCTGA